A section of the Magnetococcales bacterium genome encodes:
- a CDS encoding DEAD/DEAH box helicase, which yields MKGSLLSSGDFSSLHLLSPILSALQQAGYHQPTPIQAETIPHLKTGRDLLGIAQTGTGKTAAFALPILDRLGRKRLPPQPKHVRVLVLAPTRELASQIDASFATYGRNLGISRAVVFGGVNQRPQVRALERGVEVLVATPGRLLDLMGQGCLSLSRIEVFVLDEADRMLDMGFIQDIQKVVAALPAKRQTLLFSATMPDEIATFAGNILTDPVRVEVAPPATTVERVEQKVYRVEKGHKVALLREILQQDAVQKVLVFTRTKHGANRLAEDLEKHGVTAAVIHGNKSQSARESALKDFRQGTAQVLVATDIAARGIDVPGVSHVINYDLPNEPESYVHRIGRTARAGREGQAISFCDSSERGYMRAIERTIRATVPLDTAHAYHSNAPETAPPVMGRGNGGGNGGGNGGRQGTPQAQSSRRRETAAAPGRPGQGKPRSAGSDSPRANYAGNTISAPRRKTEVQTAPPARIRVRTQRQDVKR from the coding sequence ATGAAAGGTTCTCTGTTGTCTTCTGGCGATTTCTCCTCGTTGCACCTGCTTTCTCCCATACTCTCCGCCCTCCAACAAGCCGGTTATCACCAACCGACACCCATTCAAGCGGAGACCATCCCTCACCTCAAAACCGGACGGGATCTTCTGGGCATCGCCCAGACGGGTACCGGCAAGACGGCGGCTTTTGCCCTGCCGATCCTGGACCGGCTGGGACGCAAGCGATTGCCCCCGCAACCCAAACATGTCCGGGTTCTGGTCTTGGCCCCGACCCGGGAACTGGCTTCCCAGATCGACGCCAGCTTCGCCACCTACGGTCGCAACCTGGGAATCTCCCGGGCGGTGGTCTTCGGCGGCGTCAACCAACGCCCCCAGGTGCGCGCCCTGGAACGCGGCGTGGAAGTTCTGGTCGCCACGCCGGGCCGTCTGCTCGACCTGATGGGTCAGGGCTGCCTCTCCTTGAGCCGCATCGAAGTCTTCGTCCTCGACGAAGCGGATCGCATGCTGGACATGGGGTTCATTCAGGATATCCAGAAGGTGGTCGCCGCCCTGCCCGCCAAACGGCAGACCCTGCTCTTTTCGGCCACCATGCCCGATGAGATCGCCACCTTTGCCGGCAACATCCTCACCGATCCGGTACGGGTCGAAGTCGCGCCCCCCGCCACCACCGTGGAACGGGTGGAGCAAAAGGTCTATCGGGTGGAAAAAGGGCACAAGGTGGCCTTGCTGCGCGAAATCCTGCAGCAGGACGCGGTGCAGAAGGTATTGGTCTTCACCCGCACCAAACACGGGGCCAACCGTCTGGCGGAAGATCTGGAAAAACATGGCGTCACCGCCGCCGTCATCCACGGCAACAAGTCCCAAAGCGCCCGCGAATCGGCCCTGAAGGATTTCCGCCAGGGTACGGCCCAGGTTCTGGTGGCCACGGATATCGCCGCCCGGGGCATCGATGTTCCCGGAGTCAGCCACGTCATCAACTACGACCTGCCCAACGAGCCGGAAAGCTACGTGCATCGCATCGGACGCACGGCTCGCGCCGGACGGGAAGGACAGGCCATCTCCTTCTGCGACAGCAGCGAACGGGGTTACATGCGGGCCATCGAGCGCACCATTCGCGCCACGGTGCCTTTGGATACGGCCCATGCCTACCACTCCAACGCTCCCGAAACCGCTCCGCCGGTGATGGGACGCGGCAACGGCGGCGGCAACGGCGGCGGTAATGGCGGACGCCAGGGAACTCCCCAGGCCCAGTCCTCCCGACGTCGGGAAACGGCGGCGGCGCCCGGTCGCCCCGGTCAGGGCAAACCCCGTAGCGCCGGCAGCGACAGCCCGCGGGCCAACTACGCCGGTAACACGATTTCCGCCCCACGGCGCAAAACCGAAGTTCAAACCGCACCGCCGGCCCGAATCCGGGTCCGAACCCAACGGCAGGATGTCAAACGATAA
- the speB gene encoding agmatinase: MNFLHLPNAPLEQARVVILPVPYEGTVSWGHGASRGPAALLQASGSLEYYDEELRREPYRDGYHTLPPVGVELASPEAMGEAIRQAALPHVVAGRVLAAVGGEHGITPWLVDAVRQARGDDFGILQLDAHADMRHSYQGTIWSHGCVMRRLVEKGLPVTQVGIRSLSQEEALFLAETGGENRLFWAREIWEETRRGEDRWIARVIDQLPLKVYVTLDLDGLDPSVLPATGTPVAGGLGFYEVLRLLRRVGAEREVVGLDLVELAPLPGNEVSEQVASHLLYKMLAYFVRGGCEMLPTKSGCI; encoded by the coding sequence ATGAATTTTCTGCACCTTCCCAACGCTCCCCTTGAGCAGGCCCGTGTGGTTATCCTGCCGGTACCCTACGAAGGCACCGTTTCCTGGGGGCATGGGGCGTCACGGGGGCCTGCCGCTCTGCTTCAGGCTTCCGGCAGCCTGGAATATTACGACGAGGAGTTGCGTCGGGAACCGTATCGGGACGGCTACCATACCCTGCCACCGGTGGGGGTCGAGCTGGCCTCTCCGGAGGCGATGGGGGAGGCCATCCGGCAGGCGGCCCTGCCCCATGTGGTGGCGGGACGAGTGTTGGCGGCTGTCGGCGGGGAGCATGGCATCACCCCCTGGTTGGTAGACGCGGTGCGTCAGGCTCGGGGAGACGATTTCGGCATTCTGCAACTGGATGCTCATGCCGATATGCGGCACAGCTACCAGGGCACAATCTGGTCCCATGGCTGCGTCATGCGGCGTCTGGTGGAGAAGGGGCTGCCCGTGACCCAGGTGGGTATCCGCTCCCTGAGTCAGGAGGAGGCTCTTTTCCTGGCGGAGACGGGTGGGGAAAATCGTCTCTTTTGGGCCAGGGAGATCTGGGAGGAGACCCGCCGGGGTGAGGATCGGTGGATCGCGCGGGTGATCGACCAGTTACCGCTGAAGGTCTATGTAACATTGGACCTGGATGGACTCGATCCTTCGGTGTTGCCGGCAACGGGCACACCGGTGGCGGGGGGGTTGGGTTTTTACGAGGTGTTGCGCCTGTTGCGGCGGGTTGGAGCGGAGCGGGAGGTTGTGGGGCTGGACCTCGTCGAACTGGCTCCGCTGCCGGGCAACGAAGTCAGTGAACAGGTGGCTTCCCACCTGCTCTACAAGATGTTGGCCTATTTCGTTCGAGGGGGTTGTGAAATGCTCCCCACCAAGTCGGGATGCATATAA
- a CDS encoding M18 family aminopeptidase encodes MLQELLNFLNRSLTPYHAVETSLDLLTRSGFVRLREEDDWSLRPEGRYVVVRGHSSFMAWIMPRQSPAPCPIHLAVAHTDSPCLKPKANALKIKRGWLVFDLQVYGGVILSSWFDRDLSLAGIVYLRHPEGGLRHALVDCRQPLTRIPNLAIHLNRSLNDAYKINPHEELSAPFLPGDPSEENASNAPLRHLLFHILAPAHPGLEEADLLDWDLNLYDVNPATQAGSDGQWLVGSRLDNLLSVWTIVKALQEHDPRSAEAIAMGGCFDHEEVGSQSAYGANGNFAESIVSRLFPQESSRSRAMARSWLLSLDNAHACHPNYPSLQDEQHCPRLDAGVVLKRHPGLRYATNALSAARIKDLAYTEGLPLQEFTVRADMSCGTTVGPVLSASLGIPGVDLGVPTWAMHSIRETAGKRDVLHLQKLLKGFFA; translated from the coding sequence ATGCTCCAGGAACTTCTGAATTTCCTCAACCGCTCCCTCACCCCCTACCACGCCGTCGAGACCAGCCTTGATCTGCTGACCCGCTCCGGCTTCGTCCGCCTGCGGGAAGAAGACGACTGGTCCCTGCGCCCCGAAGGCCGTTATGTCGTGGTACGCGGCCACAGCTCCTTCATGGCCTGGATCATGCCGCGCCAATCCCCCGCACCCTGCCCGATCCACCTGGCGGTGGCCCACACCGACAGCCCGTGCCTCAAACCCAAAGCCAATGCCCTGAAAATAAAACGCGGCTGGCTGGTCTTCGACCTGCAGGTCTATGGTGGCGTCATCCTCTCCTCCTGGTTCGATCGTGACCTCTCCCTGGCCGGTATCGTCTACCTGCGACACCCGGAAGGGGGCCTTCGCCACGCCCTGGTGGACTGTCGCCAACCCCTTACCCGCATTCCCAATCTGGCCATTCACCTGAATCGTTCCCTGAACGACGCCTACAAGATCAACCCCCACGAAGAGCTTTCCGCCCCGTTTCTCCCTGGAGATCCTTCCGAGGAGAACGCAAGCAACGCTCCCCTGCGCCACCTGCTGTTCCACATCCTGGCCCCTGCCCATCCCGGTCTGGAAGAGGCGGACCTGCTGGATTGGGATTTGAACCTTTACGATGTCAACCCCGCCACCCAAGCCGGTTCCGACGGGCAATGGCTGGTCGGCTCCCGTCTCGATAATCTGTTGTCGGTTTGGACCATCGTGAAGGCGTTGCAGGAACACGATCCCCGCTCCGCAGAAGCCATCGCCATGGGAGGATGCTTCGATCATGAGGAGGTCGGCAGTCAATCGGCCTATGGGGCCAACGGCAACTTTGCCGAAAGCATCGTGTCCAGACTCTTTCCCCAGGAATCCTCGCGAAGTCGCGCCATGGCCCGCTCCTGGCTGCTCTCTTTGGACAACGCCCACGCCTGCCACCCCAACTACCCGTCGTTGCAAGACGAACAACACTGCCCACGGCTCGACGCCGGCGTGGTGCTGAAGCGCCATCCCGGCCTGCGCTACGCCACCAACGCCCTTTCCGCCGCCCGCATCAAGGATCTGGCCTACACGGAGGGTCTGCCCCTGCAGGAGTTCACCGTGCGCGCCGACATGTCCTGCGGCACGACGGTGGGACCGGTGCTTTCCGCTTCATTGGGCATACCCGGCGTCGATCTGGGCGTGCCCACCTGGGCGATGCACTCGATTCGGGAGACGGCGGGCAAACGGGATGTTCTGCATCTACAGAAACTTCTGAAAGGTTTTTTCGCATAG
- a CDS encoding CZB domain-containing protein, translating to MGWNSLGLGKKVLFGFGVVLILLGAVGYWAVQGISMMVSDGLQVVGGNRLKGEILQREVDHLNWANQVAAFINSDSPTADLTVQMDHTQCGFGKWYYGEGRKQAEERLPLLKPVLDNLENPHKALHASARTIKEKFKPADEQLPPFLTKREVDHLVWSEKVETAVLNRQKELTVMLDPTQCGLGKFLFGPEGEKMSKADPELARMLEEIKAPHARLHAAGGEVKAALAAGNVDQARELFMANIQKALAETREILSKMQARAQENLKGKSEAKKIFAEQTQANLSEVQKNLRELVKLTNDNMMSEEVMLKRAASTHSGVIGMTLVAIVVGLVLAPLLARSIIAPILKCVDYAKKVEQGDLCCTISVGNRQDEAGQLVSTLNSMTMRLNKVVSEVRNAADAVADGSNELTANVNGLSDAASSQAASIEETSASVEELTSRIQLNSDHAQETAGISAKAAQSAVEGGNAVSQAVTAMKEIADKISVIEEISRQTNLLALNAAIEAARAGEHGKGFAVVAAEVRKLAERSQAAAGQIGQISASSVAIAEQAGEIIGQLVPDIQRTAELVQEISASSNEQSQGIAQINAAIQQLDQAIQSNAGTAEELAATAEELSGQADMLRQQVEFFHTERH from the coding sequence ATGGGTTGGAATTCGCTTGGCCTTGGGAAGAAGGTTCTCTTTGGGTTCGGCGTGGTCCTGATTCTGCTCGGGGCCGTGGGGTATTGGGCCGTTCAGGGCATCTCCATGATGGTGTCCGACGGGCTGCAGGTGGTGGGTGGCAATCGTCTCAAGGGCGAGATCCTGCAACGCGAGGTGGACCATCTCAACTGGGCCAACCAGGTCGCCGCCTTCATCAACAGCGACTCGCCCACGGCCGATCTGACCGTGCAGATGGATCACACCCAGTGCGGTTTCGGCAAATGGTATTACGGCGAGGGACGCAAACAGGCGGAAGAGCGCCTGCCCCTGCTGAAACCGGTGCTGGACAATCTGGAAAATCCCCACAAGGCGCTGCACGCCTCGGCACGGACCATCAAGGAGAAGTTCAAGCCCGCCGACGAACAGTTGCCCCCCTTCCTGACCAAACGGGAAGTGGACCATCTGGTCTGGTCGGAAAAGGTGGAAACCGCCGTGTTGAACCGTCAGAAGGAGTTGACGGTGATGCTGGATCCCACTCAGTGCGGCTTGGGCAAGTTCCTCTTCGGTCCGGAGGGGGAGAAGATGTCCAAGGCCGATCCGGAGCTGGCCCGCATGCTGGAAGAGATCAAGGCGCCCCATGCCCGGCTGCATGCCGCCGGCGGAGAGGTGAAAGCCGCTCTGGCCGCCGGCAACGTCGATCAGGCGCGGGAACTCTTCATGGCCAATATCCAGAAGGCCCTGGCCGAAACCCGGGAGATCCTCTCCAAGATGCAGGCCCGGGCCCAGGAAAACCTCAAAGGCAAGTCCGAAGCCAAAAAGATCTTCGCCGAACAGACCCAGGCCAACCTCTCCGAAGTGCAGAAAAACCTGCGCGAGCTGGTCAAGCTGACCAACGACAACATGATGTCGGAAGAGGTCATGTTGAAAAGGGCCGCCTCCACCCATTCCGGGGTGATCGGCATGACCCTGGTGGCCATCGTGGTCGGACTGGTTCTGGCGCCGCTGCTGGCCCGCTCCATCATCGCGCCGATCCTGAAATGCGTCGATTACGCCAAAAAGGTCGAGCAGGGGGATCTCTGCTGCACCATCAGCGTGGGCAATCGTCAGGATGAGGCGGGGCAACTGGTCAGCACCCTCAACAGCATGACCATGCGGCTCAACAAGGTGGTCAGCGAGGTGCGCAACGCCGCCGATGCCGTGGCCGACGGCAGCAACGAGCTGACGGCCAACGTCAACGGGCTCTCGGACGCCGCTTCCAGTCAGGCTGCTTCCATTGAGGAGACCTCCGCGTCGGTGGAGGAGCTGACCAGTCGCATTCAGCTGAACTCCGACCATGCCCAGGAGACGGCGGGCATCTCGGCCAAAGCGGCGCAAAGCGCGGTGGAGGGCGGCAACGCCGTCTCCCAGGCGGTGACGGCCATGAAGGAGATTGCCGACAAGATCTCGGTCATCGAGGAGATCTCGCGGCAGACCAATCTGTTGGCCCTCAATGCCGCCATCGAGGCGGCACGGGCCGGTGAACACGGCAAAGGCTTCGCGGTGGTGGCGGCGGAAGTGCGCAAGCTGGCGGAGCGCAGTCAGGCCGCTGCGGGACAGATCGGGCAGATTTCCGCTTCCAGCGTGGCCATTGCGGAACAGGCGGGTGAGATCATCGGCCAACTGGTGCCCGACATTCAGCGCACCGCTGAACTGGTGCAGGAGATTTCGGCCTCCAGCAACGAGCAGAGTCAGGGCATCGCCCAGATCAACGCCGCCATCCAGCAGCTCGATCAGGCCATTCAGAGCAACGCCGGAACGGCGGAAGAGTTGGCCGCCACGGCGGAAGAGCTGTCCGGGCAGGCGGACATGTTGCGCCAACAGGTGGAGTTCTTCCACACCGAGCGCCACTGA
- a CDS encoding EAL domain-containing protein, with translation MNISTRLHLIFAAAALPIFLTGFTMEQGNEVWRLLWLGGGALILLAGYVTSRRLLKPVSQLSNAALALASGQRDVQIANPGTDELGQLARTFNQMVVALDSSTIQKELVHNILQSIADALFVLNRQARIQQVNQAATRILGYGENELLGQNMDFLIPDRALLASVFRDVYARGAVSNLETNFRTNKGEEIPVSLSCNILTDSKGEALGAVFLVQDISERKRDEERLHFLANFDVLTKLPNRTLFLERLTQALSRAPWTKRLVGICYLGLDRFKVINDTLGHQSGDFILQEVANRLKCCIRQGDTVARIGGDEFVVLLVDVARPEDLQRFSRKAMDAVAAPIPLDKGQEIYLTGSVGISLFPESGLEPDVLFKHADIAMQHAKVRGKNQIFFYNPELNARADERMAVENALRHALARQEFRVFYQPRVNLESRRIVGAEALVRWFQDGRMMPPMAFLPTAQEIGIMADLDLWVLREACRQTRSWRDQGLCAIRISVNLSHQLFNREDLIPQVNNILLETGLPSDCLELELTEEIVMRNVNHTIEALEHFRTRWIRLAIDDFGTGYSSFGHLKRLPIHTLKIDRSFVRDITTKQDDAAITSAIIAMAHTLKLKVTAEGVENAEQMEMLASQNCDEIQGYFISPPVPAEQFESLLQRERW, from the coding sequence TTGAACATATCGACCCGCTTGCACCTCATATTCGCAGCAGCCGCCCTGCCGATCTTCCTGACCGGGTTCACCATGGAACAGGGGAACGAGGTTTGGCGTCTGCTGTGGCTGGGTGGCGGGGCTCTCATCCTTCTTGCGGGTTATGTCACCAGCCGCAGGCTGCTCAAGCCGGTCAGTCAGCTTTCCAATGCGGCCCTGGCCCTGGCTTCCGGACAGCGGGACGTGCAGATTGCCAATCCCGGCACCGACGAACTCGGACAACTGGCCCGCACCTTCAACCAGATGGTCGTGGCCCTCGACAGCTCCACCATCCAGAAAGAGCTGGTACACAACATCCTGCAATCCATCGCCGACGCTCTCTTCGTCCTCAACCGCCAGGCGCGCATCCAGCAGGTCAATCAGGCGGCAACCCGGATTCTGGGTTACGGAGAAAACGAACTGCTCGGGCAGAACATGGATTTTCTCATTCCCGACCGGGCGCTGCTGGCTTCGGTTTTCCGGGATGTCTACGCCCGGGGGGCCGTTTCCAATCTGGAGACCAACTTCCGCACCAACAAGGGGGAGGAGATTCCGGTTTCCCTCTCCTGCAACATCCTCACCGACAGCAAGGGCGAAGCCCTGGGCGCCGTTTTCCTGGTTCAGGATATTTCCGAACGCAAACGCGACGAGGAGAGACTGCACTTCCTGGCCAATTTCGATGTTCTGACCAAACTGCCCAATCGCACCCTGTTTCTGGAACGCCTCACCCAGGCCCTGTCCCGTGCCCCGTGGACCAAACGTCTGGTGGGCATCTGCTATCTGGGGCTGGATCGCTTCAAGGTGATCAACGACACTCTGGGACATCAGAGCGGCGACTTCATCCTCCAGGAGGTGGCCAACCGCCTGAAGTGCTGCATCCGACAGGGTGATACCGTGGCCCGCATCGGTGGTGACGAGTTCGTGGTCCTGCTGGTGGACGTGGCCCGACCCGAAGACCTGCAACGCTTCTCCCGCAAGGCCATGGATGCCGTCGCCGCACCCATTCCGTTGGACAAGGGACAGGAGATCTATCTGACCGGCAGCGTCGGCATCAGTCTCTTCCCCGAAAGCGGACTGGAACCCGATGTCCTTTTCAAACACGCCGACATCGCCATGCAGCACGCCAAGGTGCGGGGCAAGAACCAGATCTTTTTCTACAACCCGGAACTCAACGCCCGCGCCGACGAACGCATGGCCGTGGAAAACGCCCTGCGCCACGCCCTGGCCCGTCAGGAATTCCGCGTCTTCTATCAACCCCGGGTCAATCTGGAGTCCCGACGCATCGTGGGCGCGGAGGCCCTGGTGCGCTGGTTCCAGGATGGCCGCATGATGCCACCCATGGCCTTCCTGCCCACCGCCCAGGAGATCGGCATCATGGCCGACCTCGACCTCTGGGTGCTGCGGGAGGCCTGTCGTCAAACCCGCTCCTGGCGGGATCAGGGGCTCTGCGCCATCCGCATCTCCGTCAACCTCTCCCACCAGCTCTTCAACCGGGAGGATCTGATTCCCCAGGTCAACAACATCCTGCTGGAAACCGGTCTGCCCTCCGATTGCCTGGAGCTGGAATTGACGGAAGAGATCGTCATGCGCAACGTCAACCACACCATCGAGGCGCTGGAACACTTCCGCACCCGCTGGATCCGTCTGGCCATCGACGATTTCGGCACCGGCTACTCCTCTTTCGGTCATCTGAAGCGGCTGCCCATCCATACCCTCAAGATCGACCGCTCCTTCGTGCGCGACATCACCACCAAGCAGGACGACGCCGCCATCACCTCCGCCATCATCGCCATGGCCCACACCCTCAAATTGAAAGTCACCGCCGAAGGGGTGGAAAACGCCGAACAGATGGAGATGCTCGCCTCGCAAAATTGTGATGAAATTCAAGGTTATTTCATCAGCCCCCCGGTCCCTGCCGAACAGTTTGAATCTCTCTTGCAGCGGGAACGCTGGTAA